Sequence from the Pseudomonas sp. 7SR1 genome:
TGGGGCATCAAGGTGGCGAACGTCGAGATCAAGCATGTGGACCTCAATGAATCGATGATCCGCGCCATCGCCCGGCAGGCCGAGGCCGAACGGGAGCGACGAGCCAAGGTGATCCACGCCGAAGGCGAACTGCAGGCGTCGGAGAAGCTCATGCAGGCCGCTGAAATGCTCGGGCGCCAGCCAGGCGCCATGCAACTGCGCTACATGCAGACGCTCAGTTCCATTGCCGGAGACAAAAGCTCCACCATCGTTTTTCCGTTGCCCATCGAATTGCTCAAGGGAATGGCGGATTTGTCGCCGACCAAACCCTGATCAGTCTGTCCGTTGGCTGCGCAGCGCTTCCAGGGCTTCATACGGCCCATGGGCCCATTGCAGCACACGTTCACGCAGCATCGGCGAAGCCTCCCGGCGCTTGTCCTCGCTGTCGCCGGTAAATGCCTGCACCGGCTGCTTGGCATGCCGCCCCGCCGCGCTGAACGCTTGCCGGGACTGGGCCTCATCGAGGCAAAAAAGCGTCGCCAGCCTGCCCGCCATCGCCTCGGGCAGCTCGCTGTAGTTGACCGGTCTGCCGGAAAAGGCCTGGCAATGCTCCAGCCCCGCTTGCAATAGCCGTCCCAGCCGACGCGAAACGAAGTCCTCGGAGCCTGCGAAGGGCCGCCCATCGTCCAGCACGCTGGCGCCGATCATCCCCGGGACCATGTGCATGCCGGGACGACGCAGATGGGAGACGGCGATCTCCACGGGATCGCGGTACACGAACAGCCAAGGCGTATCGGCGAAGCACTGGCGCAACAACGGCAACTCACCGATATTCCAGGCGTCGAGCTTGATCACCAGGCGTCGCTCGACACCTCGGCGGCGTTGTCCATAAGCCGAAAGCAGCCCCTTGAGTGCCGCACAGCGTTCGGTGTGGGGCAAGTCGCTACGCAGCAGGCTGTCCAGGGGCGGCGCTTCGCAGATGACGATATGGTCGTCCAGTTGCGCCAGCATCTGGCTGATCAAAGTCGAGCCACAGCGCGAGGCATGGAAAATGAACACGTCGGGTTCAAGGCCAGGGCTTTGCCGTTGCCAATGCTCAAGGCTGCCCAAGGGCGTCTGGCGACGAAACGCCTGGTTGAAGGGCAGGCGCAGGGCATCTTCCACCGCGTCGCCGAAAAACGGTTGCGACAACCGTCGGTCACCGAACCAGCACCAATCGACCCGCCACTGCCCGCCCTCCTGCCACACGCGGATCGGCAGCCAACCCTCCAGGTTCAAGCCTTCCATTGCTCACTCCATTGGCGACGTCCGTCGCGCATGGCCGTGCGCAGTTCCTCGCGAGTGAAATGCAGCCCCTGCCGGGCCCCCGCCTCCAAGGCGCAGTCGATGAAGGCCTCCACCTCCTGCAGGCCCTGCAAGGTACGGGCGAGTTGGGGATCGGCTTCCACTTGCCGTTGAAAACGCATGAAATCGCTCTGCCCGCCGCGAGCGGCCGGCGTGGTGGGCAGCCCTTCGCATATCAGCTGTTCCAGCCAGGGGCCAGGCCGGCAGTCGAGTACCAGATGAACGCGTGGCAGCGTATCTCGATTGTCGACGCGATGGGGTCGTGACAAATCGAGATACCAGCACTCACCGGCGGTCATGGGGATACGTTGTCCATCCAGCCAGAAGTCCACTTCAGGCGGACTGAGCAACGGCACGTGCAGGCGCAGGTCGCCGTCCGGCCCACCCAGATCGTAGTCACGGTGTTCATGGATCTGTGCGCCGGGCCCCAGGCGCAACAGCCGGGCCGCGGCGATGTCCAGGGGCCAGTCACGCAAC
This genomic interval carries:
- a CDS encoding sulfotransferase family protein — encoded protein: MEGLNLEGWLPIRVWQEGGQWRVDWCWFGDRRLSQPFFGDAVEDALRLPFNQAFRRQTPLGSLEHWQRQSPGLEPDVFIFHASRCGSTLISQMLAQLDDHIVICEAPPLDSLLRSDLPHTERCAALKGLLSAYGQRRRGVERRLVIKLDAWNIGELPLLRQCFADTPWLFVYRDPVEIAVSHLRRPGMHMVPGMIGASVLDDGRPFAGSEDFVSRRLGRLLQAGLEHCQAFSGRPVNYSELPEAMAGRLATLFCLDEAQSRQAFSAAGRHAKQPVQAFTGDSEDKRREASPMLRERVLQWAHGPYEALEALRSQRTD
- a CDS encoding aspartyl/asparaginyl beta-hydroxylase domain-containing protein, producing the protein MARPAFSRLPVAVNLPLLLQALAAIEEERWQGHFNSAYYKGDWSGVALISAADALTELAPGRGQPLCRLPWSRDGRWQKALRDWPLDIAAARLLRLGPGAQIHEHRDYDLGGPDGDLRLHVPLLSPPEVDFWLDGQRIPMTAGECWYLDLSRPHRVDNRDTLPRVHLVLDCRPGPWLEQLICEGLPTTPAARGGQSDFMRFQRQVEADPQLARTLQGLQEVEAFIDCALEAGARQGLHFTREELRTAMRDGRRQWSEQWKA